The sequence GCCGTCCTCGTCGCCGAAGTCGTCCTTGTCCTCGGGCTGCGTCGGGCAGCGGTCGCGCACGTCGGGCACGCCGTCGCCGTCCGAGTCCGGGCCCTCGTCCTTGAAGGTCTTGTCGTAGCGCACGGCGAGCATGACCCGCAGGGCCTCGCGGCCGTAGCCGGTGGTGGCGTTGAGGCCGCGGCCCACGTCCAGCTCCACGCCCCAGTCGCCCCACACCTTCGCGCGAGCGCCCACCAGCAGCTCCCACGGCGTCTTGAGCGAGGCCGCCTGGTCGAAGTTGAAGGGGCGTGCCAGCGGCGTGCGCAGGTGCATTTCCGCGGTGGCCTTCACCTCGCGCAGCCGGCTGATGTCCGGCAGGTCCACGATGCCGCCCGCGCCCAGCGTCAGTTCGTCGTCCACGCGCAGGTTGAGGTACTGCGCCGCGGGGCGCAGCAGCACGCCCGCGTTGCCCAGCACGCGCACGGGCCCCAGCTTCTTCTCGATGGCCAGACGCGGGGCGAACACCACGCCGCGCTCACCCGTGAAGCTCTGCGCGCTGCCGGTGGGCAGCCGCACCTCCGTCACCACCGCGAGCCCCAGCGGGAAGCGGTCCGGGTTCAGCAGGCTCACGCGCGGCAGCAGGCGGATGTCGCCCATCGTGGTGCCGCTTACGCCCGCGGCGCCGGGGAAGTCCGGCGAGTTCAGCGCCTCGCCCAGCAGCGAGAAGTTGTCGCCCTGGATGAGGGTGACGGGCAGGTCCACGCCCAGCTCCAACCGCTCCAGCAACTGGTAGGAGAACAGCAGGTGCGCGTCCAGCCGGTAGGGAATCAGGTCCCCCAGCTTCTCGTCGCCCAGCTTCAGGGCGAGGATGCGCCAGTTGAAGTCCAGCAGCAGCGCGCCCCGGTAGCTGCCCACCGGTTCCACGGTGGCGCCTTCCAATCCGATGCCGCTGGACTGCGCGGCCGTCGGTTTCACCGGGACGGCGTCGAAGCCTCGGGAGAAGGGGTCGGGCTGAGCGTGGGCCGCTGCCGTGGTGAGCAGCAGGCCCAGGACCGCGAGTCGCAGGGCCGCGCTGCACGCGGACCGGCTCCACGAAGGTACGGAGTCGGGGCATTGCATACCGAGGCTCTTACCACCCACCCACTCTCGCCGGAAGAAAACCCACCCCCCGGCGTGCGAGCTACAGCCTCATGCCATTTCTACAAATCCCGGGCGTGAGCGGATCCGCGCCACACCCTGTCGGTTGGGACACACTTCCTGGAGGACCACCGGTTTCCGAGCGCGCGTGACGCCGCACGAGCAGCGAGAAGAAGGGCCATGAACCGGTGGCTCCTGTGGGGTTGTGTCCTGGTGGCGGGCTGCGGCGCGCGCGAGGCGAACGTGCGGCGCGAAGCCCCGCCCGCGGTGGTGGGCGTGCCCGCCAACACGGTCGTCTTCGAGGGAAGCTGTGACGCGTCCGGCGCGGTGGAGCTGGGCCACGGCCTGTTCGTCGTGGCGGACGACGAGGACAACATCCTGCGCGTCTACGATGCGAGGAAGGGCGGACGTCCGCTGCGCACGGTGGACCTGACGCCGTCGCTGGAGCTGCCGGTGAAGAAGAAGCCACCGGAGACGGACATCGAGGCGGGCTCGCGGCTGGGCAACCTGGCCTTCTGGCTCACGTCGCACGGCCGCAACAGCTCCGGCAAGAAGCAGCCCGCGCGCCTGCGCTTCTTCGCCACGGGCGTGGAGGATCCGGAGCACGTCCAGCTCGTGGGCCAGCCGTACACGCAGCTGCTGGAGGACCTGCTCGCCGACCCGAGGCTCGCGCCGTATGGGCTCGCGAAGGCGGAGCCGCTGCCGCCCAAGGAGCCCGGCGGGCTCAACATCGAAGGCATGACGGCGATGCTCGACGCGCCCGGGATGCTGATTGGCTTTCGCAGCCCGCTGACGGAGGGCAAGGCGCTGGTGGTGCCGCTGCTGAACCCGGAGGCGGTGGTGCGTGACGGAGCCTCCGCGCGCTTCGGACCGCCCCGGCTGCTGGACCTGGGCGGGTTGGGCATCCGCTCGCTGTCGTCGTGGCGGGGGCGCTACCTCATCATCGCGGGGGCCACGTCCTCCGAGGCGAAGTCGCGGCTCTTCACCTGGAAGGGCGGAGACGACGCGCCGGCGGAGGTGACGGCGGTGGACCTGTCGGGCGTGAACCCGGAGGCGTTCTTCACGCCGGACACGTCCGGCGACATCCTGCTGCTCAGCGACGACGGCACCGTGCAGGTGGAGGGCGTGGAGTGCAAGCGCCAGAAGGATCCGGCGCTCAAGCGCTTCCGCGGCGTGTGGACGGCGTTGCCGGAAAGCCCCTGAGCGCCGGAAGGAGCGCGGACCTCAGCGCTCCATGAACTCCGCGGCCGGGAGGATCTGGACGGCGTCCGGACGCACCGGGAGCTTCTGCTGGAGGATGATCTCATCCAGCTTGAGCAGCTCCGGCGGCTTGGGGGACGCGTAGGTGATGGGCGACGGCGCGCCGGACTTCAGCTTCTGCGCCAGTCCCTGCGCGTCCTCCGTGACGAACACCAACGCCAGCTTCTCTGGCTGAAGCTGCCGTTTCACGGCGGCCTGCACGGACTGCGGCGTCATCGTCGTCAGCGCGGAGCGGTAGGCGTCCAGGAAGTTCGGCGTGCCGTAGTAGAGCGAGTCGATGGCGTAGCCCAGCCGGCGCTGGTCGGTCTGCTCCCACAGGCGCGTGTAGCCCTGGAGGAAGCCGCGCACCAGGTCGAAGCGCTCCTGCGTGAGCGGCTCCTTCGACATGCGCTCCAGGAAGTACACCGCGCCGCGCGTGGCGAACACGCCGTTGGCGGGCACCACGGGGCGCAGCCAGATGGACACGTCCTGCTGGGTGCGCACCAGGTTGGTGCGGTTGAACGTGCCGTTGCCCCGGTCCTCGATGAAGTGCTCGGCGTAGGCGTAGTCGCCGTAGTTGAGGCCGCGCTGCTCACGCAGCTCGTTGAAGAGCACGCCGATGAACTGGCGGTGCTCGCCCAGGTTCGACAGCGCGAACGCCACCGGGAAGAAGTCCGGGTCGCCCCGGCGCATGGGCGTGACGAAGCCCATGCTCACGGCGGTGGAGAGCGTGGGCTTCTGGAGGATGAGCGTGCGCCCGGCCGACGACTTCACGGTGGGCAGCTCTACCCGGGGCGCGCCCTTGGCGGGCAGCGCGGAGAGGCGCGAGGTAATGGTCTGCTGGAGGTTCGCGTCCACCGGGCCCGCGAGCCCGATGACCAGCCGGTCCTGCGTGAAGACGCGGCGCGCGTGCGCCTTCACGTCCTCCAGCGTGAGGGACTGGAGCCCCTGCACGGTGCCGCCGGTGAAGTGGGCGTACGGGTGCCCCGCGTAGAGCAGCGCGTCCAGGCCCACCTTGCCCAGCGTCTCGTCGTCCTCGCTGCGCAGGCCGTTGCGCACGGCATTGAGCGCGTTGGCGCGCAGGCGCTCGAACTCCGCGGGGTCGAAGCGCGGCTGGAGCAGCGTGTCCGTGAAGAGCAGCAGGAACGCGGGCAGGAAGTCCTGGTGGACGCGGCCGGAGAGGGTGGTCATCTCCTTGTCGGTGAAGACCTTGAGCTCCGCCGCCATGGGGTAGAGCGCTTCCAAAAGCTGCGCGGCGGTGAGCTGCTGCGTGCCGCCCTCCGCCATCAGCTTCGCGGTGAGGGCGGTGAGGCCCTCCTTGCCCTTCGGGTCGTCGATGGAGCCCGTGTGGAAGACGAGCCGCAGGCTGACGAGCGGCGTGTCCCCCCGGGCCTGCACGACGAGGTGCATCGGCGGCGGCTGCTTCAGGGGCACCGCGGGCACGTCGCCCGGCTCGGGCTGCGGCGGCGTGGGTTCCCCGGGCGGGTTGTCCGGCGGGTTCTCGGGAGAGGGCTTGTGGTGGGCGCAGGCGGCAAGGGACAGCGCGGCGGCCAGGACGAGCGACACGGTAGCGCGGGTCTTCATCACGGCGTCCCTCCGGCAGCGACGGCCTTGGGGGTGAGGGTGAGGACGGTGAGGTTGGCGTCCTTGAGGTACTTCCTCGCGAACAGGGTGATCTGCTGGGGCGTCACGCTGCCCAGCTGCTTCAGGTAGCTGGCGAGCGCGTCGGGGCGGCCCATCACGCCCGCGTAGAGCGCCAGGTCGATGGCCACGTCGCGCGGCGTCTCCAGGTCCATCAGGAGGCCGTAGCGCAGGTGGTCCTGGATGGCCTTCAGGCGCGCGGCGTCCACGGGGGCACCCGTCACGGCCGTCACCTCGCGGCGCAGCACGGCGTCCACGGCGGCGCGGTGCTTCTCGTCCTGGAGGGTGGCGTCGATGGGGAAGAGGTACGGGTCGCGGTGGGGCGTGGTCCAGACGTTGATGGACTCCACGTACTGCTTCTCCAGCACCAGTTCCTTGTACGCGGGGCTGGTGTCGCCCACGAGGTACTCGGCGAGGATGGCCTGGATGGCGGCGTCGGCCGTGTCCGCGCGGGCGGCGGGCGTGTGCCACGCGAGCACGTGGCGCGGCTGGGTGGGCTGCGGCCAGTCCACGTGGACGGAGCGGCCCCGCGTCTGCTCGGGCTCGACGGGGATGGTGACGTTGGTGGGCTGGCGCTGCCACCCGCCGTAGGCCTTCGTCACCAGGGAGACCACCTGCGCGTCGTTGAAGTCACCGACGATGAAGAGGGTGGTGTTGGCGGGCGTGTACCAGCGCTCGAAGAACGAGCGGCTGTACTCATACGCCTTGGGCATCGCCTGGATGTCTTCATAGAAGCCGAGCGTGGTGTGCTGGTACGTGTGGCGCGTGAAGGCCGTCTTCGCCAGCGCCTCCTCCAGCTTGAGGTCCGGGCCCGCGGCGTTCTTGTGGTACTCGCCCAGGACGGCGAGCGCCTCCGTCTGGAAGGACGGCTCGGAGTACTCCAGGTTCTGGAAGCGGTCCGCCTCCAGCGCGATGAGCTTCTCCAGGCCAGCGGTGGGGCCGTACACCTGGTACACGGTGATGTCGTCGGTCGTGAACGCGTTGTCGTCGAAGCCGTAGCCGCCGAGGATGTGCTCGCGCTGGCCCTCCGGGTTCGCCTTCGTCCCCTTGAACATCATGTGTTCGAAGAAGTGGGCGAAGCCGGTGCGGCCGGGCTCCACCTCGTTGCGGGACCCCACGCGCACGGCCGTCACATACGCCACGATGCCGGGCGAGTTGAACGGCACGCGCACCACGGTGAGCCCGTTGGGCAGGCGCGTGGTGTTCAACGTGTAGGGGAAGAAGCGGGAGGCGTCTGGAGGCGGCTCGGCGGATGCCGGGAGCACCGGCATCAGGAGCAGCAGCAGGAGGGGCAACAGGCGGCGCATGCGCGGACCCTTTCAGTGCTGGGAAAGGGCGGGACGTTACGCCGGAGGTAGGGCGGCAGGTGTGGCTTTTCCGCGCGCGTGTCAGGCCTCACACGGTGATGACGATCTTCCCGAAGTGGCCGCCGGACTCCATGTACTGGAGGGACTCGCGGGCCTGGGCGAAGGGGAAGACGCGGTCGATGACGGGCCGGGTCTTCTCCCGGGACATGGCCTTGAGCATGTCCTCGAACATCTCGCGGCTGCCCACGTAGGTGCTGACGACGCGCAGGTGCTTGCTGCCGGTGGCGGAGGTGTCCGGCTTGCCGGGGGCACCCGTGAGCAGTCCGATGAGCGCGATGTGTCCGCCCGCCTTGGTGGCCGCGACGGAGCGGGGCAGCGTGCCCGCGCCGCCCACCTCCAGCACGTGGTCCACGCCCTGGCCGCCGGTGAGCGTGAGGACCGCCTGCTCCCAGTCCTGCGTCTGGCGGTAGTTGATGAGCCCCTCCGCGCCCAGCGCCTTCGCGCGCTGGAGCTTGTCGTCCTGGCTGGAGGTGATGATGACGCGGGCGCCAAGGAGGCGCGCGAACTGGAGCGCGAAGATGGACACGCCGCCAGTGCCCTGCGCGAGCACGGTCTGCCCGGCCTTGAGGCCGCCCTGGGGGACGAGCGCGTTCCAGGCGGTGACGGCGGCGCAGGGCAGGGTGGCGCCCTCCTCGTAGGAGAGCCAGTCCGGGAGGAGGGCGAGCCCTTCCGCGTCCAGGCAGACGTACTCGGAGAGGACGCCGGGGACGCTGCCGCCGAGCGCATGGGCGACCCGCTCCGGGGTGCGCTCGCCGTCGGTCCAGGTCTGGAAGAAGGTGGGGGCGACGCGGTCCCCGGGCTTCACGCGGGTGACGCCGTGGCCCACGGCGACGACCTGGCCGGCGCCGTCCGAGCAGGGGATGAGGGGGAGCTTGAGGCCGGGGTAGGTGCCGCGGGTGATGATGAGGTCGCGGTAGTTGAGGGAGACGGCGTGGATGCGGACGAGCGCCTGGCCGGGACCCGGTTGGGGCTGGGGCTTCTCCACGAGGGTCCAACTGGAGGAACCGGTGGTGTGCTGGAGCTCGTACGCCTGCATGGGGGAGTGCCTCCGGGGGCTTGCCCGGGGGGCAAGCAGGGAAGGGGATGTTGCCGGAGCGACCCGCGAGCAATCAGGAGGATTGACGGAGGGCGTTCAGCGGTTAATGTAGGTCGAGTGCGGAGCAGTGGTGGCCGCATGACGTACATCGAACCGGGGGCGACCTGGCTTCGACGGGGGCAATGACGTTCGAGACGCGTGCCGAGCTTGTTGGGTGCTCGTAAAACTTCCGACAACAACACAAAAGCCAACGACAACGTTGAGCTCGCGCTGGCTGCCTAACTAGCAGTCTCTAGTGCGCGGTCCCCCTGCTCTCGGTCCGTGGGGTGGGGATGGGCCGTCATAATGCGGACTGGCTGCCAAGGGTGCCTGGGCCCGAGGTGACGAGATCTTTCCAGGACCGGCATCCGGTATCCCGTCCGTGGGAGCCCGGGTGACGTAGCAAATCGCGGACTACGCACGTAGGGTCGAAGAGCCGACGGCTTTCGGACGAGGGTTCGATTCCCTCCGCCTCCACAGTGAAAGAGCCTGGCAATCCAGTACGGGTTGCCAGGCTCTTCCTTTTCCGGGCTACTTCTTCACTTCGCGGCCCACGGTGATGGCGAAGCCCACACCGCCCTGCTCGCCGACCTCGTCACCGGTGGCTTCGGACTCCGAGTGCTGGACGACCTGCATCTCGAAGGTCTCCGTCTTGTCGCCTACGTCGGCCTCGAAGGTGACGGTGGCGTGCGCCTCCGCTCCCGGCTCCAGTTCCATGTCCATGAGCCGCGCGCCCTCCACGTGGGTGATGCGCACCAGCCCCTCTCCCGCGATCTCGAAGCCCGTGCCGCGGCGGCTCCACTTCGCCCACAGCGCGTCGTCCAGCTTGAGCAGCACCTTGCCGCGCTCGAGGAAGGAGGCTTGGCCGGGCGCCGGACGGACCTCCAACTCCAGACGCGACGGGCGCTGCGCCAGCACGTTGAGGACGCGGAAGTCGAACGACGCGGCCGGCCGCAGCGGCGACAGGTTCACGACGTTCACGTTGCGCCACGCCAGGTTGTTGTTCTGGGCGGTGGACACGAGCGTGTTGGAGCCGGTGACCAGCGGGAACGTGATGGGATCATTGGGCCCCACCCAGACCGCCAGCAGGCAGTAGTGGCCCGGGGCGGGGACGGAGGTCCACGGCACCTGCACCTCGGTGACTCCCACGGGGATGCTGACCGGGACGGTGTTGATGAGGGTCCAGCTGGTGGGCCAGACGGCCGCGCCTCCGGAGGCCGTGTAGTAGACCCGCAGGGTGCCGGACGTGGGAGTCGGCGTGGGGGCGGGCGGGGTGCCCACGTTGTTGAGGCTCACGTAGACGAAGTTCGTCTGGCCGAACTCCGGGTTCTCGTTGCCCACGCAACCGGCGTTCTGGCAGACGCGGATGTCCGGGCTCATCCAGATGGGAGTGGACCCGTAGGAGCCCGGTTCCACGCCCACGTCGCCCGGGATGTCGCGGATGAAGACGTCCTGGCGGCAGCGGGTGATGACGAGCGTGGCGGAATCCACCGCGCTGTCATCCTGGACGATGACGTCCAGGTAGCCCTGCGCGTTGAGCGTGGGCAGCAGGTTGGTGCCGGTGCCCGGCAGCGAGGCCAGGTTGAGCGCCACGACGCCGGTGCTCAGCCAGGGGATCCCCAGGTTGGCGAGCGACTCCCCCCAGCCCGGAGCGGCGAAGGTGCCGGAGGGGTTCACGAACCACAACCCCATGCTGTCGTTGCTGCCACCGTTGCGCACCGTCATGCGCAGCGTGGCCCCGCAGATACGGCCGCCGGTGGCGTTGAGGTTGGAGAAGGTGGTGGCGAAGTAGCGGTCCGCGCCCTGATCATCAAACGGGCGGATGCCAGGGATGGAGTAGTTGGCGGCGACCCAGGTCTGCAAGCCCGGGCTGGGCGACACGGGCTCCGTGGGCAGGGTGAAGTTGTCCGCGATGCCCTGCGTGTACGTCTGCGCGCCAGCCGCGCCGCTCCAGGCGAGCGCGAGCACCGTGGACAGCTTCAGGACGGACCCCAGGAGGGACCGGTGACGGGGGTGGTTCATGCGTTCCTCTGTCTTTGAAGGGATGCAGTGGACGCGGCCTGAACGGTAGGACTGGGAAATAACAGGCCCGGAAGAACGCCATCGGGAAGAGAACCGCGCGGACAAAGGTAGAGCAAGATTGGTGCCCGTGATTGTTCAGATTGAGGCGTGCGCCTGGGAATGGCTTGGATTGAGACCCATTCGGCTACACTTGGTGCATAGATGTGGCGCGGAGGGTTACGGGCGGAGGGGAATGGCGTGCCTATACCGGGCACCGTTCTGCATGTCCTGCCGCTGAGGAGATGCTTATTGATGCATCACTAACGCTGTTGGCCATTGATGCGCGACGCCGATGCGAAGTCCGCTACGTCGCGCCTGCGGACTTGCTGGCCAATGCGGTGGATGAGCCGCGGGCCGATATCGACTCCTTGAGGCTGAACCTGCTGTAGTTCGCCACGAGTCGGCACTTCTGCGACCCGGGCCACCTCCCGTGGAAAGGAAGGTTCCGGTTTGTGTCGTCCATGAACTTTGCGGACAGCTCCTGCTCCTCGGCGCCGGCCTGGCCCATGACGAAGGCCTTGAAGCGTCCGCCGCCGTTCTTCTTCGCGTCGGAGAGGTTCCCCACGTAGGAGGCCACCGTGCCAATGCGGCTGGGCTCGCTGGCGGGCTGCGTCCGCTCGGCGGACACCACCTTCAGCTCAGCGATCGCGGACAGGCCCTTGAATCCGTCCTTGGTGCGGATGGACTGCACCTCCAGGCGGTAGTGCCGGCCGACCGTGAACACCAACTGCGAGTTATGAGCACCATGCCCGAAGCATTCAGTTACAACGAGTGGCGAGAATTGGCAGGCTTCGAGCCGGATTCAAACCGGCCGGGCTATCCTCAACCGCTCCCCGGACAAACTCATAACGGGGCTGCCGCATTTCGGCACGAAGTCGAAAAGGTAGTGGCAAACTATCGTTTTCTCGAGCGGCGCTGGTGAGTTTTCAAGGTCGGCTCCAGCATCCCCTTTTGAATAAACTCTCGGATGGCCTCTTTGTTGAGAATTATATAATCAAAAGCATCGGTCATGCATATGAGGACAGGGGACGAGAGAGGGCCCATAGCTTTCTCGGAGGCCCAGTATAGCAGCGAGAGAATCACTGCGCCGAGGCGTGCTCCCTCTTCGTCCTCGTCCTTCTTTATTATTTCTGAGTCCTTGGCGTTTTGGTACAACTCATAGAGCTTCGGATTGATGTAGAGATCAGGTGGGTTCGCTATTGCAGCTCCCAGAAGCAGTAGCATTTCCACGCCTAGAATGAGTCGGTCGTGTTCTGCTTGATTTTTGCGCTCCGAGCTGGCGGCATCGTCGTTGATGATGTCGTTTTTCACGACGATTAATCTCTCGAAGTGTCTCCCCCAAGCCGTCCAGATGATACTGCGACCACTTTCTTCGTTAAGGAGTTTGGTTGCGCTGAATTCTAGTTTTATGGTTTCTTTGTCGTAGTCGGTGTTGAAGGGCGTTGCTTTGGGGGGGCTTGGGTATGTGTAGTATCCAATGTTGCTCTTGAGATCCCAAAGTGCGATGATCACCAAGTCGGATGAGCGAGACCATTTAAGCATATGGTCGTAGCTGACTTTCCATTCGAGATTCCCGTTTTTGTTCTTGAGCCTCTCTGGGTTCTTGGTGCCCTTGACTTGGGCCAGTATGCGAAAATGTTGAACCTCGTCTTCAAATACGGGTTGGATTAGAAGGTCTTCGCCATAGTCTTGCTTTATTTGTTCGCATGCGCACCCAAGCGCTGTGAATAGGCTGATCACGCGATTCTGGGCCTCGTCGGCGGTTCGATGTGCTTCTGTGCGTTTAGGCATAGGCTGGGTGGCGTTGGTACGTATGGTGTGAGAGTGGTTTCTGCTGACACTTGCCGATTTACGATAGCTAAGGGGCGCCACAGCTGAAAGTTCCCCCCATTTGACAGGTGTGCACAAACCGATTCAGAAAGTCGCCGACTCGTCGCTCAGAAGGGCTTGCTCCCGGAGGGCGGTGAAGGACCGAAGGTTTACACATTCCGAGCGACAACGGTGATCGCGGCGGTTGAGGTGGGTAGCCGCAGTATGAGAACCAAGCGGCTGGGGCCTGCGGTAGCACGGTCGAGATTGCCTCGCGCATGGCCTGGATGAGAGCGGCATGGGTTCGCGCGCCGATGGCCCGCAGGCGCGTCTTCACCTTCAGCCAGCAGGACTTGATGGGATTGAGGTCGGGGCTGTAGGGCGGCAGGAAGAGGAGATGAGCCTCGCGACTGCGGATGAGCGCCTCGACAGCGGGTCGGTGATGAACACTGAGGTTGTCCATGACAACCACGTCGTCGGGCTTGAGAATGGGTAACAGCCCCTCTCGTACATAGGTCTCAATGCGTTCACCATTGGTGACGCCCTCGAAGGTCAGCACGGGCCCCACTCCTTGCAGCGTGAGGTCCCCAATAATCGTGAGCACCTGCCAACGACCCAGAGGGACATAACCGCGTGCGCGCGCCCCTCGCCGAGCACGACCGTATCGGCACATCATGCTGAGGGTGGCCGCGGTTTCATCAATGAAATGGAGGCGCGACGGCTTCAGTTCAGCGGCCTTACCCAAGTACCGCCTTCGCGCGTGGCGATTCTTCGCCAGGCGCCGCTCGGAGGCGAGGAGCGACTTTTATTATGCGTCTAGCCGATTCGGCGGAATGCACGTCCCATGGTGAAGCGGCTCACCCGTACTCCGGTCGCCTCGGCGTAGGCATCCGCAATCTCCTGGGTCGTGCTGTCGGGCTGGGCATCCAGCAGTCGCTTCACCTTGGCCAAATCGCCATCCGGTATTCGGTAGTGAGGCCGGGGTCCGGTACGCGTTGGCGCGATGGAGTGGGTGCGCTTCCAGCGGCCGATGAGCCGATCCACTGTCGCGACCCCTACTTGAAACCGACAGGCAATCTCTTCCCACGTTCCCTCGTGCGCCAGGTACGCCTCAAGAATGCGTTGCCTCAAGTCCATCGAGAGTGGTGCGCCCATGGCCTCAATTTATGGGCTCCAGCGCAGACCTTCTTGCTTCGATGCCCTGGGGCGGACCACTCCAGGGCTACGCTTCTTGCTTCGCTCGATCAGCCTCTCTGAGCACCGTTGTAGGCTCGCAGCATTGAGCTGCTCGTGCGGAGGCCCTACCTATCCT is a genomic window of Corallococcus macrosporus containing:
- a CDS encoding OmpA family protein — protein: MQCPDSVPSWSRSACSAALRLAVLGLLLTTAAAHAQPDPFSRGFDAVPVKPTAAQSSGIGLEGATVEPVGSYRGALLLDFNWRILALKLGDEKLGDLIPYRLDAHLLFSYQLLERLELGVDLPVTLIQGDNFSLLGEALNSPDFPGAAGVSGTTMGDIRLLPRVSLLNPDRFPLGLAVVTEVRLPTGSAQSFTGERGVVFAPRLAIEKKLGPVRVLGNAGVLLRPAAQYLNLRVDDELTLGAGGIVDLPDISRLREVKATAEMHLRTPLARPFNFDQAASLKTPWELLVGARAKVWGDWGVELDVGRGLNATTGYGREALRVMLAVRYDKTFKDEGPDSDGDGVPDVRDRCPTQPEDKDDFGDEDGCPDPDNDGDGIADGDDACPSKAGPQETKGCPPEPDKDTDGDGIVDRLDKCPTVPGPKDFDGCPDTDFDEIPDGEDDCPDVAGPPENNGCPYDAPPYVVVESDRIRIKGNILFETGSAVIQKQSYPLLDEVATVLAKNPTLGPVQIEGHTDNKGSRQLNVDLSNRRAKSVLDYLVKKGIDRKRLTSQGFGFDRPIATNDTALGRAKNRRVDFKLVKSEIETGPKETIVPNGQPPPPGTEPVPGPGAPPPDTGKPAGKK
- a CDS encoding DUF3616 domain-containing protein: MNRWLLWGCVLVAGCGAREANVRREAPPAVVGVPANTVVFEGSCDASGAVELGHGLFVVADDEDNILRVYDARKGGRPLRTVDLTPSLELPVKKKPPETDIEAGSRLGNLAFWLTSHGRNSSGKKQPARLRFFATGVEDPEHVQLVGQPYTQLLEDLLADPRLAPYGLAKAEPLPPKEPGGLNIEGMTAMLDAPGMLIGFRSPLTEGKALVVPLLNPEAVVRDGASARFGPPRLLDLGGLGIRSLSSWRGRYLIIAGATSSEAKSRLFTWKGGDDAPAEVTAVDLSGVNPEAFFTPDTSGDILLLSDDGTVQVEGVECKRQKDPALKRFRGVWTALPESP
- a CDS encoding M16 family metallopeptidase, whose translation is MKTRATVSLVLAAALSLAACAHHKPSPENPPDNPPGEPTPPQPEPGDVPAVPLKQPPPMHLVVQARGDTPLVSLRLVFHTGSIDDPKGKEGLTALTAKLMAEGGTQQLTAAQLLEALYPMAAELKVFTDKEMTTLSGRVHQDFLPAFLLLFTDTLLQPRFDPAEFERLRANALNAVRNGLRSEDDETLGKVGLDALLYAGHPYAHFTGGTVQGLQSLTLEDVKAHARRVFTQDRLVIGLAGPVDANLQQTITSRLSALPAKGAPRVELPTVKSSAGRTLILQKPTLSTAVSMGFVTPMRRGDPDFFPVAFALSNLGEHRQFIGVLFNELREQRGLNYGDYAYAEHFIEDRGNGTFNRTNLVRTQQDVSIWLRPVVPANGVFATRGAVYFLERMSKEPLTQERFDLVRGFLQGYTRLWEQTDQRRLGYAIDSLYYGTPNFLDAYRSALTTMTPQSVQAAVKRQLQPEKLALVFVTEDAQGLAQKLKSGAPSPITYASPKPPELLKLDEIILQQKLPVRPDAVQILPAAEFMER
- a CDS encoding M16 family metallopeptidase, with amino-acid sequence MRRLLPLLLLLLMPVLPASAEPPPDASRFFPYTLNTTRLPNGLTVVRVPFNSPGIVAYVTAVRVGSRNEVEPGRTGFAHFFEHMMFKGTKANPEGQREHILGGYGFDDNAFTTDDITVYQVYGPTAGLEKLIALEADRFQNLEYSEPSFQTEALAVLGEYHKNAAGPDLKLEEALAKTAFTRHTYQHTTLGFYEDIQAMPKAYEYSRSFFERWYTPANTTLFIVGDFNDAQVVSLVTKAYGGWQRQPTNVTIPVEPEQTRGRSVHVDWPQPTQPRHVLAWHTPAARADTADAAIQAILAEYLVGDTSPAYKELVLEKQYVESINVWTTPHRDPYLFPIDATLQDEKHRAAVDAVLRREVTAVTGAPVDAARLKAIQDHLRYGLLMDLETPRDVAIDLALYAGVMGRPDALASYLKQLGSVTPQQITLFARKYLKDANLTVLTLTPKAVAAGGTP
- a CDS encoding zinc-dependent alcohol dehydrogenase family protein — translated: MQAYELQHTTGSSSWTLVEKPQPQPGPGQALVRIHAVSLNYRDLIITRGTYPGLKLPLIPCSDGAGQVVAVGHGVTRVKPGDRVAPTFFQTWTDGERTPERVAHALGGSVPGVLSEYVCLDAEGLALLPDWLSYEEGATLPCAAVTAWNALVPQGGLKAGQTVLAQGTGGVSIFALQFARLLGARVIITSSQDDKLQRAKALGAEGLINYRQTQDWEQAVLTLTGGQGVDHVLEVGGAGTLPRSVAATKAGGHIALIGLLTGAPGKPDTSATGSKHLRVVSTYVGSREMFEDMLKAMSREKTRPVIDRVFPFAQARESLQYMESGGHFGKIVITV
- a CDS encoding DUF4365 domain-containing protein, translated to MISLFTALGCACEQIKQDYGEDLLIQPVFEDEVQHFRILAQVKGTKNPERLKNKNGNLEWKVSYDHMLKWSRSSDLVIIALWDLKSNIGYYTYPSPPKATPFNTDYDKETIKLEFSATKLLNEESGRSIIWTAWGRHFERLIVVKNDIINDDAASSERKNQAEHDRLILGVEMLLLLGAAIANPPDLYINPKLYELYQNAKDSEIIKKDEDEEGARLGAVILSLLYWASEKAMGPLSSPVLICMTDAFDYIILNKEAIREFIQKGMLEPTLKTHQRRSRKR
- a CDS encoding IS630 family transposase, with amino-acid sequence MGKAAELKPSRLHFIDETAATLSMMCRYGRARRGARARGYVPLGRWQVLTIIGDLTLQGVGPVLTFEGVTNGERIETYVREGLLPILKPDDVVVMDNLSVHHRPAVEALIRSREAHLLFLPPYSPDLNPIKSCWLKVKTRLRAIGARTHAALIQAMREAISTVLPQAPAAWFSYCGYPPQPPRSPLSLGMCKPSVLHRPPGASPSERRVGDFLNRFVHTCQMGGTFSCGAP
- a CDS encoding helix-turn-helix domain-containing protein, translated to MGAPLSMDLRQRILEAYLAHEGTWEEIACRFQVGVATVDRLIGRWKRTHSIAPTRTGPRPHYRIPDGDLAKVKRLLDAQPDSTTQEIADAYAEATGVRVSRFTMGRAFRRIG